From a region of the Tachypleus tridentatus isolate NWPU-2018 chromosome 1, ASM421037v1, whole genome shotgun sequence genome:
- the LOC143232543 gene encoding uncharacterized protein LOC143232543, translating into MDDTPRRRTRAKFLKAKKPVQKRETKVVEIPREPEVTVSVEESDAVEVEIELPLEDVMDTGEESIREEVVRIETGSLNISPSRSQHDEVYPSHPIFSPARESTGEFPTSSSLYRKTADLNISVKEKVAFEEDVRTKKEESCQVGIKDKGDLVSQEQLQEEHDLSENKCMDGHFNIEKEYEMQGNGKLLERNKELENYSVKEKVQEFLDVKHEEKVLKVVSDSVVEVQENLKKGTVAEEVQDKTFMEKSWSKSFVEKLQSVTDVKEMQDQTILKNLQSEDLVHEVCSNEDGQSEIPENDIRFKLIMEAVQSEAVVEDVQIEMEDMQSEVVVQDVQEEIVVQDVQGEVVVQDVQGEKWLYRAMQESKSVVEDVRGESVVEDVQDESVVEGVRDEAVAGGVEITNTGHIVAGGECFAPDVVFGDKVKCDVSLHVIEDIGTTAEVGEMTEDVHVDSGKEKESTKQSEKPAGVWDDIEKLAEVACSEFLDKSSKKERVNHENNETQSTSSKTASTDLDTAQIGEQKCNIEQSDVVTEHITSSFEKSISKSLNVNDVRISKQKENSESTESSKQQNSSDYSISTKNNKESLDRSQPVPSDSPDLMSSEEIKSKKVELAEQIDSERTEVEKSEKVKEYSAVEKLENFVRGAPTTDRGTVGRTRKKNNSAFVDYHGKAGTSYLCVEYLVGHASIQPISATLRTLNFCLSFLLDEKYTVFETSTEELF; encoded by the exons ATGGATGATACACCTAGAAGACGAACAAGGGCAAAATTTTTAAAAGCTAAAAAGCCAGTTCAGAAACGGGAAACAAAGGTAGTAGAAATTCCAAGAGAGCCTGAAGTGACTGTGTCTGTGGAAGAATCTGATGCAGTGGAAGTAGAAATTGAACTTCCTTTGGAGGATGTAATGGACACTGGAGAAGAGAGTATTCGTGAGGAAGTGGTACGTATAGAAACAGGCTCATTGAACATATCTCCATCACGTTCACAACATGATGAAGTTTATCCATCACATCCTATCTTTTCACCAGCAAGAGAGTCAACTGGTGAATTTCCCACTTCAAGTTCTCTGTACAGGAAAACAGCCGATTTAAATATCAGTGTAAAGGAGAAAGTAGCTTTTGAAGAAGATGTCAGAACCAAGAAAGAAGAAAGTTGTCAAGTGGGAATAAAAGATAAAGGTGACTTGGTCAGTCAGGAACAATTACAAGAAGAACATGATTTATCAGAAAATAAGTGCATGGATGGACATTTTAACATTGAAAAAGAATATGAAATGCAAGGAAATGGCAAacttttagaaagaaacaaagagtTGGAAAATTATTCTGTGAAAGAAAAGGTACAGGAATTTCTTGATGTTAAACATGAAGAAAAAGTTTTGAAAGTTGTTAGTGATTCTGTTGTGGAAGTgcaagaaaatttgaaaaaaggAACTGTGGCAGAGGAGGTGCAAGATAAGACATTTATGGAAAAAAGTTGGAGTAAATCATTTGTGGAGAAGTTGCAAAGTGTAACAGATGTGAAAGAAATGCAAGATCAAACAATTTTGAAGAATTTGCAAAGTGAAGACCTTGTTCATGAAGTGTGTAGTAATGAAGATGGACAAAGTGAAATACCTGAGAATGATATACGATTTAAATTAATCATGGAAGCAGTACAAAGTGAGGCAGTTGTGGAAGACGTGCAGATTGAGATGGAAGATATGCAAAGTGAGGTAGTTGTGCAGGATGTGCAGGAAGAGATAGTTGTGCAGGACGTGCAGGGAGAGGTGGTTGTGCAGGACGTGCAGGGAGAGAAGTGGTTGTACAGGGCGATGCAGGAGA GTAAGTCGGTGGTGGAGGACGTGCGGGGTGAGTCGGTGGTGGAGGACGTGCAGGATGAGTCGGTGGTGGAGGGCGTGCGGGATGAGGCAGTTGCAGGAGGTGTGGAGATAACAAATACTGGGCATATTGTTGCTGGAGGAGAATGTTTTGCTCCTGATGTTGTATTTGGAGACAAAGTAAAGTGTGATGTTTCTCTTCATGTAATTGAGGACATTGGGACAACAGCTGAGGTTGGGGAGATGACTGAAGATGTTCATGTTGATTCAGGTAAAGAAAAAGAAAGCACAAAACAAAGTGAAAAGCCTGCTGGTGTGTGGGATGACATTGAGAAACTTGCAGAAGTTGCCTGTTCAGAATTTCTTGATAAGTCAAGTAAAAAAGAACGAGTAAATCATGAAAACAATGAAACCCAGAGCACGTCTTCCAAAACTGCTAGTACAGACttagacacagcacagataggtGAGCAAAAATGTAATATTGAGCAATCAGATGTTGTTACTGAACATATAACATCATCCTTTGAGAAGAGCATTTCAAAGAGTTTGAATGTAAATGATGTTAGAATCTCGAAGCAAAAGGAAAACAGTGAATCAACAGAAAGTTCAAAACAGCAGAACAGTAGTGATTACTCAATatctactaaaaataataaagaaagcttGGACAGAAGTCAGCCAGTGCCATCAGATTCTCCAGATCTAATGAGTAGTGAAGAAATTAAATCCAAAAAAGTGGAATTAGCTGAACAAATAGACAGTGAAAGAACAGAAGTAGAGAAAAGTGAGAAAGTTAAGGAATACAGTGCAGTTGAAAAGCTAGAAAATTTTGTACGAGGAGCACCAACAACTGACAGAGGAACAGTTggaagaacaagaaaaaaaaata